One Microbacterium sp. zg-B96 genomic region harbors:
- a CDS encoding glutamate synthase subunit beta, whose amino-acid sequence MADPKGFLKVTERELPPRRPVPVRIMDWKEVYEPGDSAVLRRQAGRCMDCGVPFCHQGCPLGNLIPEWNDLTWRGQSRSAIERLHATNNFPEFTGRLCPAPCESSCVLGINQPAVTIKQVEVSIIDEAFARGWVEPEPPGRLTGKTVAVVGSGPAGLAAAQQLTRAGHTVAVFERDDRIGGLLRYGIPDFKMEKRHLESRLRQMQDEGTRFRAGVEIGKDIPWDQLRARYDAVVVATGATVPRDLAIPGRDLAGVHFAMEFLVESNKAVAGDQVPNQISAQGKHVIVIGGGDTGADCIGTAHRQGALSVTNLAIGKQPPAARTDSQPWPMAPTIFEVSSAHEEGGERAYLASTVEFLGNEVGEVRALRVAETEYIDGRRVPKSGTEREIPADLVLIAMGFTGPERAQLEDQLEAQFTPRGAITRDDDYQATHPGVFVAGDAGRGQSLIVWAIAEGRGAAASVDRYLMGATELISPVRPTDIAIGLQA is encoded by the coding sequence GTGGCTGACCCCAAGGGCTTTTTGAAAGTCACCGAGCGCGAGCTGCCGCCGCGCCGACCGGTGCCGGTGCGCATCATGGACTGGAAAGAGGTGTACGAGCCGGGGGATTCGGCCGTGCTCCGCCGCCAGGCCGGCCGCTGCATGGACTGCGGTGTGCCGTTCTGCCACCAGGGGTGTCCGCTGGGCAACCTCATCCCGGAGTGGAACGACCTGACCTGGCGTGGCCAGTCCCGCAGCGCCATCGAGCGGCTGCACGCGACGAACAACTTCCCGGAGTTCACCGGGCGCCTGTGCCCGGCGCCCTGCGAGAGCTCGTGCGTGCTGGGCATCAACCAGCCCGCCGTGACGATCAAGCAGGTCGAAGTCTCGATCATCGACGAGGCCTTCGCGCGCGGCTGGGTCGAACCGGAGCCGCCGGGACGCCTCACCGGCAAGACCGTCGCCGTGGTCGGATCGGGCCCGGCCGGCCTCGCCGCCGCGCAGCAGTTGACCCGCGCCGGCCACACCGTCGCCGTGTTCGAGCGGGACGACCGCATCGGCGGGCTGCTGCGTTACGGCATCCCCGACTTCAAGATGGAGAAGCGTCACCTCGAGTCCCGGCTGCGCCAGATGCAGGACGAGGGCACCCGCTTCCGCGCCGGCGTCGAGATCGGCAAGGACATCCCCTGGGATCAGCTGCGGGCACGCTATGACGCGGTCGTGGTCGCCACCGGCGCCACCGTGCCGCGTGACCTGGCGATCCCGGGGCGCGATCTTGCCGGCGTGCACTTCGCGATGGAGTTCCTGGTGGAATCGAACAAGGCCGTCGCCGGCGACCAGGTTCCCAACCAGATCAGCGCGCAGGGCAAGCACGTCATCGTCATCGGCGGCGGCGACACCGGCGCCGACTGCATCGGCACGGCCCACCGCCAGGGTGCGCTGAGCGTGACCAACCTGGCGATCGGCAAGCAGCCGCCCGCGGCCCGGACCGACAGCCAGCCGTGGCCGATGGCGCCGACTATCTTCGAGGTGTCCTCCGCGCACGAGGAGGGCGGTGAGCGGGCATATCTGGCCTCCACCGTCGAGTTCCTCGGCAACGAGGTCGGCGAAGTGCGCGCGCTCCGGGTGGCCGAGACCGAGTACATCGACGGCCGCCGCGTCCCCAAGAGCGGCACCGAGCGCGAGATCCCCGCCGACCTGGTGCTGATCGCGATGGGCTTCACCGGCCCCGAGCGTGCCCAGCTGGAAGATCAGCTCGAGGCGCAGTTCACCCCGCGCGGCGCCATCACCCGCGACGACGACTACCAGGCGACGCACCCCGGTGTGTTCGTCGCCGGCGACGCCGGCCGCGGTCAGTCGCTCATCGTCTGGGCGATCGCCGAGGGCCGGGGAGCGGCGGCATCCGTCGATCGCTACCTCATGGGGGCGACGGAGTTGATTTCTCCCGTTCGCCCCACCGATATCGCAATCGGCCTGCAGGCGTAG
- the gltB gene encoding glutamate synthase large subunit, translating to MPSSPRHNAGAPAAFPPRQGMYNPAFEKDACGLAMVATLRGHAGHDIVELALTALRNLEHRGAIGSDAGTGDGAGILTQMPDAFLRAVVDFDLPPVGEYAAGMAFLPLDDEAREELKSGIEQLAAREGLTVLGWRVVPTVEDNLGRLAYDARPTFEQLFVSRPAIGGAAALSGIELDRRAYRLRKRAQHELGAYFVSLSCRTLGYKGMVTTLQLEPFYPDLQDERFASELAVVHSRYSTNTFPSWPLAQPLRMLAHNGEINTVSGNRNWMRARQSQLESELLGDIRPLLPICTDGASDSASFDEVLELLTLSGRSLPHAIMMMVPEAYEKQADIAPDLRAFYDYHSMLMEPWDGPAALIFTDGTQVGATLDRNGLRPGRWTETTDGLIVIGSETGVLDFEPERIKRRGRLRPGRMFLVDTAERRIVEDAEIKARLAASEPWELWLRQRLQLSELPEREHIVHPIASITRRQRTFGYTEEEVRILLTPMGQNGAEPIGAMGSDTPIAVLSERPRLLFDYFVQQFAQVTNPPLDSIREEVVTSLRAGLGPERNLLSSGPDHARQITLDFPVIDNDELAKIQNIERIMPGRRAVTLKGLYHSDADPGTLKARIDELCAEAERAIEDGAEFLILSDRDSTKDLVPIPSLLMVSAVHHHLIRKQNRMKVGLVVEAGDVREVHHVATLIGYGASAVNPYLAMESVEYLVRAGFITGLTPEKAVANVLYALGKGVLKIMSKMGISTVSSYAGAQAFEAVGLSQEFIDDYFTGTESKLGGIGVAEIAAENQARHNWAYPEDGAARAHERLWTGGEYQWRRDGSPHLFNPDTVFRLQHSTRSRRYDIFREYTKLVDDQAKQLKTLRGMFTLRSGLRPPVPIDEVEPISAIIKRFSTGAMSYGSISKEAHETLAIAMNRIGGKSNTGEGGEDVDRLLDPQRRSAIKQVASGRFGVTSMYLTHAEDIQIKLAQGAKPGEGGQLPPAKVYPWIARTRGGTPGVGLISPPPHHDIYSIEDLKQLIFDLKRANPAARVHVKLVSQSGIGAVAAGTAKALADVILVSGHDGGTGASPLNSLKHAGTPWELGLAETQQTLMLNNMRDRVVVQADGQLKTGRDVIIAALLGAEEFGFATTALVVEGCIMMRVCHLDTCPVGVATQNPVLRSRFTGKAEHVVNFMEFLAQEVREYLAELGFRSMEEAIGHSELLDVNGAISHWKASGLDLTPILRGPAFAESAPRRNMRGQDHELEAHFDVQLIERAQDVIAHGGQISIDLPIRNTERAVGTMLGNRVTLAHGVNGLPSGSIVVNLTGSAGQSFGAFLPAGITLRLEGDSNDYVGKGLSGGQIVVRPPRGAGFDASRNVIAGNVIGYGATQGTMFLRGVVGERFFVRNSGATAVVEGVGDHALEYMTGGLAVILGATGRNLGAGMSGGTAYIYKLDRALVNRESLASGELELLEMGSGDIEILRDLLLQHVAETESSLAASLLENFDVEAGNFVRVVPRDYAAVLQTRQEAAAEGLDPDGDVVWNRIMEVTGG from the coding sequence TGCCGCCGGTGGGGGAGTATGCCGCCGGCATGGCGTTCCTGCCGCTGGATGACGAGGCCCGCGAGGAGCTGAAGTCGGGCATCGAACAGCTCGCCGCCCGCGAGGGACTGACGGTGCTGGGCTGGCGCGTGGTCCCCACCGTCGAGGACAACCTCGGCAGGCTCGCCTACGACGCCCGCCCCACGTTCGAGCAGCTGTTCGTGTCACGGCCCGCCATCGGCGGCGCCGCAGCGCTGTCCGGCATCGAACTGGACCGCCGCGCCTACCGGCTGCGCAAGCGCGCGCAGCACGAACTGGGCGCCTACTTCGTCTCGCTGTCCTGCCGCACGCTCGGCTACAAGGGCATGGTCACGACGCTGCAGCTGGAGCCGTTCTACCCCGACCTGCAGGACGAGCGCTTCGCGTCGGAGCTGGCTGTGGTGCACTCGCGCTACTCCACCAACACGTTCCCGTCGTGGCCGCTGGCCCAGCCGCTGCGCATGCTCGCCCACAACGGCGAGATCAACACCGTCAGCGGCAACCGCAACTGGATGCGTGCCCGCCAGTCGCAGCTGGAATCCGAGCTGCTGGGCGACATCCGTCCGCTGCTGCCGATCTGCACCGACGGGGCGAGCGACTCCGCGTCGTTCGACGAGGTGCTGGAACTGCTGACCCTCAGCGGCCGGAGCCTGCCGCACGCGATCATGATGATGGTGCCGGAGGCGTACGAGAAGCAGGCCGACATCGCGCCGGATCTCCGGGCGTTCTACGACTACCACTCCATGCTCATGGAGCCCTGGGACGGCCCGGCCGCGCTCATCTTCACCGACGGCACGCAGGTCGGCGCCACGCTTGACCGCAACGGCCTGCGCCCCGGGCGCTGGACCGAGACCACCGACGGGCTCATCGTCATCGGCAGCGAGACCGGCGTGCTCGATTTCGAGCCGGAGCGCATCAAGCGTCGCGGCCGGCTGCGCCCCGGGCGGATGTTCCTCGTCGACACCGCGGAGCGGCGCATCGTGGAGGATGCCGAGATCAAGGCGCGCCTGGCCGCCTCCGAGCCCTGGGAGCTGTGGCTGCGCCAGCGGCTGCAGCTGTCGGAGCTGCCCGAACGCGAGCACATCGTGCACCCCATCGCCTCGATCACCCGTCGTCAGCGGACGTTCGGCTACACCGAGGAGGAGGTGCGCATCCTCCTCACCCCGATGGGGCAGAACGGCGCCGAGCCGATCGGCGCCATGGGCTCTGACACGCCCATCGCCGTCCTCAGTGAGCGACCCCGCCTGCTGTTCGACTACTTCGTGCAGCAGTTCGCGCAGGTCACCAACCCGCCGCTGGACTCCATCCGCGAAGAGGTCGTCACCAGCCTGCGCGCGGGCCTGGGCCCGGAGCGCAACCTGCTGTCCTCCGGTCCCGACCACGCCCGTCAGATCACCCTCGATTTCCCGGTGATCGACAACGACGAGCTCGCCAAGATCCAGAACATCGAGCGCATCATGCCCGGCCGCCGCGCCGTCACGCTCAAGGGGCTGTACCACTCCGACGCCGACCCGGGCACGCTGAAGGCGCGCATCGACGAACTGTGCGCCGAGGCGGAGCGGGCGATCGAAGACGGTGCGGAGTTCCTCATCCTCTCCGACCGCGACTCGACCAAAGACCTCGTGCCGATCCCGTCGCTGCTGATGGTCTCCGCGGTGCACCACCACCTCATCCGCAAGCAGAACCGGATGAAGGTCGGCCTGGTGGTCGAAGCCGGCGACGTGCGCGAAGTGCACCACGTGGCGACGCTCATCGGCTACGGCGCATCCGCGGTGAACCCCTACCTCGCGATGGAGTCGGTGGAGTACCTGGTACGCGCCGGGTTCATCACCGGGCTCACCCCCGAGAAGGCCGTCGCCAACGTGCTGTATGCGCTGGGCAAGGGCGTACTGAAGATCATGTCGAAGATGGGCATCTCCACGGTGTCGTCCTACGCCGGCGCGCAGGCGTTCGAAGCGGTGGGCCTGTCGCAGGAATTCATCGACGACTACTTCACCGGCACCGAGAGCAAGCTCGGGGGCATCGGCGTGGCCGAGATCGCCGCCGAGAACCAGGCGCGTCACAACTGGGCGTACCCCGAGGACGGCGCGGCGCGTGCGCACGAGCGGCTGTGGACCGGCGGCGAGTATCAGTGGCGCCGCGACGGCTCCCCGCACCTGTTCAACCCGGACACGGTGTTCCGCCTGCAGCACTCCACTCGCTCCCGCCGGTACGACATCTTCCGCGAGTACACCAAGCTCGTCGACGACCAGGCCAAGCAGCTCAAGACGCTGCGCGGCATGTTCACGCTCCGCAGCGGCCTGCGACCGCCCGTGCCGATCGACGAGGTCGAACCGATCTCGGCGATCATCAAGCGGTTCTCCACCGGCGCGATGAGCTACGGCTCCATCTCGAAGGAAGCGCACGAGACGCTCGCGATCGCGATGAACCGCATCGGCGGCAAGTCGAACACCGGCGAAGGCGGCGAAGACGTCGACCGGCTGCTGGACCCGCAGCGCCGCAGCGCCATCAAGCAGGTGGCATCCGGTCGGTTCGGCGTCACCAGCATGTACCTCACCCACGCCGAGGACATCCAGATCAAGCTCGCCCAGGGCGCCAAGCCCGGTGAGGGCGGGCAGCTGCCGCCGGCGAAGGTGTATCCCTGGATCGCCCGTACCCGCGGCGGAACCCCCGGGGTGGGACTCATCTCGCCGCCGCCGCACCATGACATCTACTCGATCGAAGACCTCAAGCAGCTGATCTTCGATCTCAAGCGCGCCAACCCGGCCGCCCGCGTGCACGTCAAGCTCGTCAGCCAGTCCGGCATCGGCGCGGTCGCCGCAGGCACCGCCAAGGCCCTCGCCGACGTCATCCTCGTCTCCGGCCACGACGGCGGCACCGGCGCGAGCCCGCTGAACTCGCTCAAGCACGCCGGAACCCCGTGGGAGCTGGGTCTTGCCGAGACCCAGCAGACGCTCATGCTCAACAACATGCGCGACCGGGTGGTCGTGCAGGCCGACGGGCAGCTCAAGACCGGCCGCGACGTGATCATCGCCGCGCTGCTGGGTGCAGAGGAGTTCGGTTTCGCCACGACCGCGCTGGTGGTGGAGGGCTGCATCATGATGCGGGTCTGCCACCTCGACACGTGTCCGGTGGGAGTTGCGACGCAGAACCCGGTGCTGCGTTCGCGCTTCACCGGCAAGGCCGAGCACGTGGTGAACTTCATGGAGTTCCTCGCCCAGGAGGTGCGCGAGTACCTCGCCGAGCTCGGGTTCCGCTCGATGGAAGAAGCCATCGGCCACAGCGAGCTGCTCGACGTCAACGGCGCAATCTCGCACTGGAAGGCCAGCGGCCTGGACCTGACGCCCATCCTGCGCGGGCCGGCGTTCGCCGAGTCGGCACCTCGCCGCAACATGCGCGGTCAGGACCATGAGCTCGAGGCGCACTTCGATGTGCAGCTGATCGAACGCGCTCAGGACGTCATCGCGCACGGCGGTCAGATCAGCATCGACCTGCCCATCCGCAACACGGAGCGGGCGGTGGGCACCATGCTCGGCAACCGGGTCACGCTGGCGCACGGCGTCAACGGGCTGCCATCCGGGTCGATCGTGGTGAACCTCACCGGCTCGGCGGGGCAGTCCTTCGGGGCGTTCCTGCCCGCCGGCATCACGCTGCGGCTGGAGGGCGACTCCAACGACTACGTCGGCAAGGGTCTTTCCGGCGGGCAGATCGTGGTGCGTCCGCCGCGTGGAGCCGGGTTCGACGCGTCCCGCAACGTGATCGCCGGCAACGTGATCGGGTACGGCGCGACGCAGGGCACCATGTTCCTGCGAGGCGTGGTGGGGGAGCGGTTCTTCGTGCGCAACTCCGGCGCGACCGCGGTCGTCGAGGGCGTGGGCGACCACGCGCTGGAGTACATGACCGGCGGACTCGCCGTCATCCTCGGCGCCACCGGGCGCAACCTCGGTGCCGGCATGTCCGGCGGCACCGCCTACATCTACAAGCTCGACCGGGCGCTGGTGAACCGCGAGTCGCTCGCCAGCGGCGAGCTGGAGCTGCTGGAGATGGGCTCCGGCGATATCGAGATCCTGCGCGACCTGCTGCTGCAGCACGTCGCCGAGACGGAATCGTCGCTCGCGGCATCCCTGCTGGAGAACTTCGACGTCGAGGCGGGCAACTTCGTCCGCGTCGTGCCGCGTGACTACGCGGCCGTGCTGCAGACCCGCCAGGAGGCGGCCGCAGAAGGACTCGACCCCGACGGCGACGTCGTCTGGAACCGCATCATGGAGGTGACGGGTGGCTGA